TTCGAGTTTGGCGAGAAGGCGTTGAGGCGGCCGGTGATACGGTCGTCGAAGCGCGCGCCGATGCAGACCATGACGTCGCAGTCATGCATCGCCATGTTCGCCTCGTAGGAACCGTGCATGCCCAGCATGCCCAGCCAGTTCTTGCCGGAGGCCGGATAGGCGCCGAGGCCCATCAGCGTCGAGGTGATCGGGAAGCCGGTGATCTCGACCAGTTCGCGCAGGAGGCGCGAGGCCTCCGGGCCGGAATTCACGACGCCGCCGCCGGAATAGATGATCGGCCGGCGGGCGGACTTCATCAGGCTGACGGCCGCCGCGATCTGGTTGGCGTCGCCCTGGACCTTCGGCTGGTAGCTCTTCTGGATGGGCGCGGCGGACGGCGGCGTATAGGTGCCGGTCGCGAACTGGACGTCCTTCGGGATGTCGACGACGACCGGGCCGGGACGGCCGGACTGCGCGACGCGGAACGCCTCATGGATGGTGCGGGCCAACTCGTTGACGTCCTTGACCAGCCAGTTGTGCTTGGTGCAGGGGCGCGTGATGCCAACCGTGTCGCATTCCTGGAAGGCGTCCGAGCCGATGAGCGTGGTCGGAACCTGGCCGGTGAGGCAGACGAGCGGGATGGAATCCATCAGGGCGTCCTGCAGCGGCGTGACGGCATTCGTCGCGCCGGGGCCGGAGGTGACGAGCATGACGCCGACCTTGCCGGTGGAGCGGGCATAGCCTTCGGCCATGTGGCCGGCGCCCTGCTCGTGACGCACGAGGATGTGCTCGATATCGTCCTGCTGGAATATCTCGTCATAGATCGGCAGGACGGCGCCGCCCGGATAGCCGAAGATATGTTCCACGCCGTTGTCTTTCAGGGCCTGCAAGACAATCTCGGCGCCCGTCATCTGGTTTTCTGTTCCGCTCATCGGATTTCCGTCCGTCTCTTTTCGCATTTCAGGGTGATTATCGAATTTTCGGGCATAAAAAAAGGCCCCTTGGAGGAGCCTGCTTACCGCGCATGGGTGCTTTCGCCGGGTGGTTACACCACCCTGCCCATGCGCGTTCCCACCACAAGAATGATAGCCGTCAGATTTTTCATGGGGCGGATTGTTAGACACAAAGCAAACGCACGTCAACGCTTTTCCGGCCGTTTCGAAACGGCACGGGGCGGCAGAGGCCGCGAAAGACCCGAAACGCCTTGTTAAGCGGCCCCGGAGTATGATCGAGGCCGATGGCAAGGAGTGCCGCGATTGCTCAACAATGATCTACAGACCTCTATCGTGGCCGGCGAGCAGGAACGGCGCGATGAAATGGCGGCAGGAAACCGCCTGCTCGGCCGCGTCGTCGCGTGCAGCGGCTCTCGCGCCACCATCAGCGCGCTGGCGCAGGCGGGCCAGACGGCCCTAACCGAACTATGGTCCGTCGGCCGGCTCATCTCCATTTCCGTCGGCCGCAACCGGGTCGTCGCCCTCGTCTATTCCATGTCCACCGACCAGCAGGGCTGGTCCGAGAACGGCGATACCGTCTTCCGCATCGAGGTCGAGCTTCTCGGCGAGGTCTATGTCGGCCCGGACGGGCGCGAGAAATTCTCCGCCGGCATCACCAACTATCCCTATCTCGGCGCCGTCGCCCACCGCATCCGCACCTCGGACCTCGCCAAGGTCTACGACACCGGCAAGCACGACGTCTGCGCAATCGGCAAGCTGACGCAGGACGACAGCCTCGACGCGACGATCCACGTGCCCTCCAT
This DNA window, taken from Shinella zoogloeoides, encodes the following:
- a CDS encoding acetolactate synthase 3 large subunit, whose translation is MSGTENQMTGAEIVLQALKDNGVEHIFGYPGGAVLPIYDEIFQQDDIEHILVRHEQGAGHMAEGYARSTGKVGVMLVTSGPGATNAVTPLQDALMDSIPLVCLTGQVPTTLIGSDAFQECDTVGITRPCTKHNWLVKDVNELARTIHEAFRVAQSGRPGPVVVDIPKDVQFATGTYTPPSAAPIQKSYQPKVQGDANQIAAAVSLMKSARRPIIYSGGGVVNSGPEASRLLRELVEITGFPITSTLMGLGAYPASGKNWLGMLGMHGSYEANMAMHDCDVMVCIGARFDDRITGRLNAFSPNSKKIHIDIDPSSINKNVRVDVPILGDVGNVLEDMVRQWRAGAKDYDKAVQADWWTSIAKWRARNSFAYTHSNDVIMPQYAIQRLYELTKDRDTYITTEVGQHQMWAAQFYGFEQPNRWMTSGGLGTMGYGFPAAIGVQVAHRDSLVIDIAGDASIQMCIQEMSCAVQYDLPVKIFILNNQYMGMVRQWQQLLHGNRLSNSYTEAMPDFVKLAEAYGGVGIACDKPADLDAAIQEMIDVKRPVIFDCRVANLTNCFPMIPSGKAHNEMLLPDEATDEAVANAIDAKGRQLV